Proteins encoded together in one Triticum dicoccoides isolate Atlit2015 ecotype Zavitan chromosome 7B, WEW_v2.0, whole genome shotgun sequence window:
- the LOC119341686 gene encoding uncharacterized protein LOC119341686 isoform X3: MESSAAGGDPRPSPSGGATPPPPAPPPPPPSGWLAGLVSGAGRLLASVLGPSPSSSPRGSGPAASGGSASSSPTSLRHPRARGEGLHGGAGADFDDSMRVPSKNNQLNQGSLAIVSEIEPKDAIMQLLMQETYSRSECSTLIKIIQERVVDPDSGGIADGEIALLISWKADNQPTLGYSSFSPNVSLPSTSSFQIHGHGFDNSAAADTVPILTPASRSLFNDNKADNIQPAFKRRYSVVRDIPEDLRRVRTKADGNPIHITKFKKVDVVRNCPVFSGEGNKLLSDVPLLGANNLAHSNIVSKVERGNEKLDVPGKPPAVPNKDLKNGFPLKLEPLDGLIPFEQKMMDLSHQKHKDAAKDDSGSVSKLMFMGDIEATPSLQLQNGSKSRRRKQSNSPRTTPRAADSPAMGTRRRLGDATVKAEVNLVEQTTPITMDKQDPDYVPERRPAGRLKKAK; encoded by the exons ATGGAGTCATCCGCCGCGGGCGGCGacccgcgcccgtcgccgtccggGGGCGCCACCCCTCCGCCCCCGGCCCCGCCTCCCCCGCCTCCCAGCGGGTGGCTCGCGGGCCTCGTCTCCGGCGCCGGCCGGCTCCTCGCCTCCGTGCTCGGcccctccccgtcctcctccccgcgcGGCTCCGGCCCCGCCGCGTCGGGCgggtccgcctcctcctccccgaccTCGCTCCGGCATCCCCGCGCGCGCGGCGAGGGCCTCCACGGCGGCGCCGGTGCTG ATTTTGATGATTCTATGCGTGTCCCATCGAAAAACAATCAGTTAAACCAG GGATCCCTAGCAATTGTCTCAGAAATTGAGCCGAAAGATGCCATAATGCAGTTGCTTATGCAGGAAACCTACTCAAG GTCTGAGTGCAGTACACTAATAAAGATAATTCAAGAGCGGGTTGTGGATCCAGATTCAGGTGGAATTGCTGATGGTGAGATTGCTCTTCTGATCAGTTGGAAGGCTGACAACCAACCAACCCTTGGATATTCTTCATTTAGTCCAAATGTGTCCTTGCCTTCAACATCAAGCTTTCAAATCCATGGCCATGGTTTTGATAATAGTGCTGCTGCCGACACAGTTCCAATATTAACTCCTGCCAGTCGTAGCCTCTTCAATGATAATAAAGCTGACAATATTCAGCCT GCTTTCAAACGAAGGTACTCTGTTGTGCGGGATATCCCTGAGGACCTTCGAAGAGTCAGGACAAAGGCTGATGGAAATCCGATACACATCACAAAATTTAAGAAAGTTGATGTTGTTAGAAATTGTCCAG TCTTTTCAGGAGAAGGCAATAAACTGTTATCAGATGTTCCCCTTCTTGGGGCAAACAACTTAGCACATTCTAACATTGTCTCGAAAGTTGAAAGAGGTAATGAAAAATTGGATGTCCCTGGCAAACCTCCGGCAGTGCCAAATAAG GATCTGAAGAACGGCTTTCCTTTGAAGTTGGAACCTTTGGATGGTCTTATTCCCTTTGAGCAGAAGATGATGGACTTGTCACACCAAAAGCATAAGG ATGCTGCAAAAGATGACTCAGGTTCTGTTTCAAAATTAATGTTCATGGGGGATATTGAGGCCACACCTAG CTTGCAGCTACAAAACGGCTCCAAGAGCCGCAGAAGAAAGCAATCCAACTCTCCGAGGACAACTCCGAGGGCCGCAGATTCGCCCGCCATGGGCACACGCCGCAGACTCGGCGACGCCACGGTCAAGGCAGAGGTCAACCTGGTAGAGCAAACGACGCCGATAACGATGGACAAGCAAGATCCAGACTATGTCCCAGAGAGGAGGCCTGCTGGGAGGCTGAAGAAGGCGAAGTGA
- the LOC119337865 gene encoding pentatricopeptide repeat-containing protein 10, chloroplastic-like — protein sequence MEATGRGVFPNKPTLPPGPKRRAPPSQQTLLPASPPPQAPSSLPLDSFLLHLTAAPDPAPVPRRTHQQTPHHQHHHPTPTPASSFLSPASQALVLELSATPLPALPAFLAARRDDLLRAADLPSLLKALELSGHWEWALALLRWARAEGAAEGAAPLEMVVRALGREGRHDAVCALLDEMPLPPGARLDVRAYTTVLHALSREGRYDRALRLFDELRREGVAPTRVTYNVVLDVYGRMGRSWPRVVALLDEMRAAGVEPDGFTASTVIAAAGRDGLVHEAVAFFEDLKARGHAPCVVTYNALLQVFGKAGNYTEALRVIKEMEDAGCKPDAVTYNELAGSYARAGFYQEAAKCLDTMIDKGLLPNTFTYNTIMTAYGNAGKVDEALALFDRMKKNGFVPYTNTYNLVLGMLGKKSRFAAMLETLGEMSRSGCTPNRVTWNTLLAVCGKRGMESYVTRVLEGMKSCRVELCRDTYNTLICAYGRCGSRANAFKMYDEMTAAGFAPCLTTYNALLNVLSRQGDWTAARSIVSKMKSEGFKPNDMSYSLLLQCHAKGGNAAGIEAIEKEVYQGTIFPSWVILRTLVIANFKCRRLEGIERAFQEVKTRGHKPDLVILNSMLSIYAKNGMYSKAMEMFESIEQSGLSPDLITYNSLMDMYAKSNEPWEAEKILKRLRTSQSHQQQQLKPDVVSYNTVINGFCKEGLIKEAQRVLSEMIADGVAPCVITYHTLVGGYASREMFAEAREVVGYMIQRKLRPMELTYKRVVDSYCRAKRYEEARDFLAVVAETDPKSDQKLLGALAARVESAQFGR from the coding sequence ATGGAGGCCACCGGCCGCGGGGTGTTCCCGAACAAGCCCACCCTCCCGCCGGGCCCCAAGAGGCGGGCGCCCCCGTCCCAGCAGACGCTCCTCCCGGCCTCCCCGCCGCCGCAGGCCCCCTCCTCGCTCCCGCTCGACTCCTTCCTCCTCCACCTCACCGCCGCGCCAGACCCGGCCCCCGTCCCGCGCCGGACCCACCAGCAGACAccgcaccaccagcaccaccaccccaCCCCGACCCCGGCGAGCTCCTTCCTCTCCCCGGCCTCGCAGGCGCTGGTGCTCGAGCTCTCCGCCACGCCGCTCCCGGCCCTCCCGGCCTTCCTCGCCGCCCGCCGCGACGACCTCCTGCGGGCCGCCGACCTGCCGTCCCTGCTCAAGGCGCTCGAGCTCTCCGGCCACTGGGAGTGGGCGCTGGCGCTGCTCCGCTGGGCGCGCGCCGAGGGGGCCGCCGAGGGCGCCGCGCCGCTCGAGATGGTCGTGCGCGCCCTCGGCCGCGAGGGCCGCCACGACGCCGTCTGCGCgctgctcgacgaaatgccgcTGCCGCCCGGCGCCCGGCTCGACGTCCGCGCCtacaccaccgtgctccacgcgCTCTCCCGCGAGGGCCGCTACGACCGCGCGCTCCGGCTCTTCGACGAGCTCCGGCGCGAGGGCGTCGCGCCCACCCGCGTCACCTACAACGTCGTGCTCGACGTCTACGGCCGCATGGGCCGCTCCTGGCCGCGCGTCGTCGCGCTGCTCGACGAGATGAGGGCCGCGGGGGTGGAGCCCGACGGGTTCACCGCCAGCACCGTCATCGCCGCCGCGGGCCGGGACGGCCTCGTCCACGAGGCTGTTGCCTTCTTCGAGGACCTCAAGGCCCGCGGCCACGCCCCGTGCGTCGTCACCTACAATGCCCTCCTCCAGGTGTTTGGCAAGGCCGGGAACTACACGGAGGCTCTGCGAGTGATCAAGGAGATGGAGGACGCTGGCTGCAAGCCTGACGCCGTCACATACAATGAGCTCGCTGGGTCGTATGCCAGGGCTGGGTTCTACCAGGAGGCCGCCAAATGCCTCGACACCATGATCGACAAGGGGCTACTGCCCAACACGTTCACCTACAACACCATAATGACGGCGTATGGGAATGCTGGGAAGGTGGACGAGGCGCTGGCCCTGTTCGACCGGATGAAGAAGAATGGGTTTGTCCCATACACAAACACATACAATCTTGTCCTCGGCATGCTGGGGAAGAAATCAAGGTTCGCGGCGATGCTAGAGACGCTCGGGGAGATGTCGAGGAGCGGATGCACGCCGAACCGGGTGACATGGAACACGCTGCTGGCGGTCTGCGGGAAGCGAGGCATGGAGAGCTATGTCACTCGGGTGCTTGAGGGGATGAAGTCCTGCAGGGTTGAGCTGTGCCGAGACACCTACAACACATTGATATGTGCTTATGGCCGGTGTGGTTCGAGGGCCAACGCGTTCAAGATGTATGATGAAATGACCGCTGCCGGATTCGCCCCTTGCCTCACCACATACAATGCGTTGCTGAACGTGCTGTCTCGCCAAGGGGATTGGACCGCTGCGCGTTCCATCGTAAGCAAGATGAAGAGCGAGGGTTTCAAGCCCAACGACATGTCATACTCGTTGCTGCTCCAGTGCCACGCAAAGGGGGGCAATGCCGCGGGGATCGAGGCCATCGAGAAGGAAGTCTACCAAGGTACCATCTTCCCGAGCTGGGTCATTCTGAGAACCCTCGTGATCGCCAACTTCAAGTGCCGGCGGCTGGAGGGGATCGAGAGGGCGTTCCAGGAGGTGAAGACCCGGGGTCACAAACCGGACCTCGTCATCCTCAACTCCATGCTGTCAATATATGCGAAGAATGGGATGTACAGCAAGGCAATGGAGATGTTCGAGTCGATCGAGCAGTCCGGTCTGAGCCCGGACCTGATCACCTACAACAGCCTGATGGACATGTACGCCAAGAGCAACGAGCCCTGGGAGGCGGAGAAGATCCTGAAGCGGCTCAGGACCTCCCAGTCCCACCAGCAGCAGCAGCTGAAACCCGACGTGGTGTCGTACAACACGGTCATCAACGGGTTCTGCAAGGAGGGGCTGATCAAGGAGGCCCAGAGGGTGCTGTCGGAGATGATCGCCGACGGCGTGGCCCCCTGCGTGATCACCTACCACACGCTGGTCGGAGGGTACGCGAGCCGGGAGATGTTCGCGGAGGCGAGGGAGGTGGTCGGGTACATGATCCAGCGCAAGCTGAGGCCCATGGAGCTGACCTACAAGCGGGTGGTGGACAGCTACTGCAGGGCCAAGCGGTATGAGGAGGCCCGCGACTTCCTCGCCGTGGTCGCGGAGACCGACCCGAAATCCGACCAGAAGCTGCTGGGCGCGCTCGCGGCCCGCGTGGAGAGCGCCCAGTTCGGGAGATGA
- the LOC119341686 gene encoding uncharacterized protein LOC119341686 isoform X1 — translation MESSAAGGDPRPSPSGGATPPPPAPPPPPPSGWLAGLVSGAGRLLASVLGPSPSSSPRGSGPAASGGSASSSPTSLRHPRARGEGLHGGAGADFDDSMRVPSKNNQLNQSEETDLKDYTQGSLAIVSEIEPKDAIMQLLMQETYSRSECSTLIKIIQERVVDPDSGGIADGEIALLISWKADNQPTLGYSSFSPNVSLPSTSSFQIHGHGFDNSAAADTVPILTPASRSLFNDNKADNIQPAFKRRYSVVRDIPEDLRRVRTKADGNPIHITKFKKVDVVRNCPVFSGEGNKLLSDVPLLGANNLAHSNIVSKVERGNEKLDVPGKPPAVPNKDLKNGFPLKLEPLDGLIPFEQKMMDLSHQKHKDAAKDDSGSVSKLMFMGDIEATPSLQLQNGSKSRRRKQSNSPRTTPRAADSPAMGTRRRLGDATVKAEVNLVEQTTPITMDKQDPDYVPERRPAGRLKKAK, via the exons ATGGAGTCATCCGCCGCGGGCGGCGacccgcgcccgtcgccgtccggGGGCGCCACCCCTCCGCCCCCGGCCCCGCCTCCCCCGCCTCCCAGCGGGTGGCTCGCGGGCCTCGTCTCCGGCGCCGGCCGGCTCCTCGCCTCCGTGCTCGGcccctccccgtcctcctccccgcgcGGCTCCGGCCCCGCCGCGTCGGGCgggtccgcctcctcctccccgaccTCGCTCCGGCATCCCCGCGCGCGCGGCGAGGGCCTCCACGGCGGCGCCGGTGCTG ATTTTGATGATTCTATGCGTGTCCCATCGAAAAACAATCAGTTAAACCAG AGTGAGGAGACTGACCTGAAAGACTATACGCAGGGATCCCTAGCAATTGTCTCAGAAATTGAGCCGAAAGATGCCATAATGCAGTTGCTTATGCAGGAAACCTACTCAAG GTCTGAGTGCAGTACACTAATAAAGATAATTCAAGAGCGGGTTGTGGATCCAGATTCAGGTGGAATTGCTGATGGTGAGATTGCTCTTCTGATCAGTTGGAAGGCTGACAACCAACCAACCCTTGGATATTCTTCATTTAGTCCAAATGTGTCCTTGCCTTCAACATCAAGCTTTCAAATCCATGGCCATGGTTTTGATAATAGTGCTGCTGCCGACACAGTTCCAATATTAACTCCTGCCAGTCGTAGCCTCTTCAATGATAATAAAGCTGACAATATTCAGCCT GCTTTCAAACGAAGGTACTCTGTTGTGCGGGATATCCCTGAGGACCTTCGAAGAGTCAGGACAAAGGCTGATGGAAATCCGATACACATCACAAAATTTAAGAAAGTTGATGTTGTTAGAAATTGTCCAG TCTTTTCAGGAGAAGGCAATAAACTGTTATCAGATGTTCCCCTTCTTGGGGCAAACAACTTAGCACATTCTAACATTGTCTCGAAAGTTGAAAGAGGTAATGAAAAATTGGATGTCCCTGGCAAACCTCCGGCAGTGCCAAATAAG GATCTGAAGAACGGCTTTCCTTTGAAGTTGGAACCTTTGGATGGTCTTATTCCCTTTGAGCAGAAGATGATGGACTTGTCACACCAAAAGCATAAGG ATGCTGCAAAAGATGACTCAGGTTCTGTTTCAAAATTAATGTTCATGGGGGATATTGAGGCCACACCTAG CTTGCAGCTACAAAACGGCTCCAAGAGCCGCAGAAGAAAGCAATCCAACTCTCCGAGGACAACTCCGAGGGCCGCAGATTCGCCCGCCATGGGCACACGCCGCAGACTCGGCGACGCCACGGTCAAGGCAGAGGTCAACCTGGTAGAGCAAACGACGCCGATAACGATGGACAAGCAAGATCCAGACTATGTCCCAGAGAGGAGGCCTGCTGGGAGGCTGAAGAAGGCGAAGTGA
- the LOC119341686 gene encoding uncharacterized protein LOC119341686 isoform X2 encodes MESSAAGGDPRPSPSGGATPPPPAPPPPPPSGWLAGLVSGAGRLLASVLGPSPSSSPRGSGPAASGGSASSSPTSLRHPRARGEGLHGGAGADFDDSMRVPSKNNQLNQSEETDLKDYTQGSLAIVSEIEPKDAIMQLLMQETYSRSECSTLIKIIQERVVDPDSGGIADGEIALLISWKADNQPTLGYSSFSPNVSLPSTSSFQIHGHGFDNSAAADTVPILTPASRSLFNDNKADNIQPAFKRRYSVVRDIPEDLRRVRTKADGNPIHITKFKKVDVVRNCPGEGNKLLSDVPLLGANNLAHSNIVSKVERGNEKLDVPGKPPAVPNKDLKNGFPLKLEPLDGLIPFEQKMMDLSHQKHKDAAKDDSGSVSKLMFMGDIEATPSLQLQNGSKSRRRKQSNSPRTTPRAADSPAMGTRRRLGDATVKAEVNLVEQTTPITMDKQDPDYVPERRPAGRLKKAK; translated from the exons ATGGAGTCATCCGCCGCGGGCGGCGacccgcgcccgtcgccgtccggGGGCGCCACCCCTCCGCCCCCGGCCCCGCCTCCCCCGCCTCCCAGCGGGTGGCTCGCGGGCCTCGTCTCCGGCGCCGGCCGGCTCCTCGCCTCCGTGCTCGGcccctccccgtcctcctccccgcgcGGCTCCGGCCCCGCCGCGTCGGGCgggtccgcctcctcctccccgaccTCGCTCCGGCATCCCCGCGCGCGCGGCGAGGGCCTCCACGGCGGCGCCGGTGCTG ATTTTGATGATTCTATGCGTGTCCCATCGAAAAACAATCAGTTAAACCAG AGTGAGGAGACTGACCTGAAAGACTATACGCAGGGATCCCTAGCAATTGTCTCAGAAATTGAGCCGAAAGATGCCATAATGCAGTTGCTTATGCAGGAAACCTACTCAAG GTCTGAGTGCAGTACACTAATAAAGATAATTCAAGAGCGGGTTGTGGATCCAGATTCAGGTGGAATTGCTGATGGTGAGATTGCTCTTCTGATCAGTTGGAAGGCTGACAACCAACCAACCCTTGGATATTCTTCATTTAGTCCAAATGTGTCCTTGCCTTCAACATCAAGCTTTCAAATCCATGGCCATGGTTTTGATAATAGTGCTGCTGCCGACACAGTTCCAATATTAACTCCTGCCAGTCGTAGCCTCTTCAATGATAATAAAGCTGACAATATTCAGCCT GCTTTCAAACGAAGGTACTCTGTTGTGCGGGATATCCCTGAGGACCTTCGAAGAGTCAGGACAAAGGCTGATGGAAATCCGATACACATCACAAAATTTAAGAAAGTTGATGTTGTTAGAAATTGTCCAG GAGAAGGCAATAAACTGTTATCAGATGTTCCCCTTCTTGGGGCAAACAACTTAGCACATTCTAACATTGTCTCGAAAGTTGAAAGAGGTAATGAAAAATTGGATGTCCCTGGCAAACCTCCGGCAGTGCCAAATAAG GATCTGAAGAACGGCTTTCCTTTGAAGTTGGAACCTTTGGATGGTCTTATTCCCTTTGAGCAGAAGATGATGGACTTGTCACACCAAAAGCATAAGG ATGCTGCAAAAGATGACTCAGGTTCTGTTTCAAAATTAATGTTCATGGGGGATATTGAGGCCACACCTAG CTTGCAGCTACAAAACGGCTCCAAGAGCCGCAGAAGAAAGCAATCCAACTCTCCGAGGACAACTCCGAGGGCCGCAGATTCGCCCGCCATGGGCACACGCCGCAGACTCGGCGACGCCACGGTCAAGGCAGAGGTCAACCTGGTAGAGCAAACGACGCCGATAACGATGGACAAGCAAGATCCAGACTATGTCCCAGAGAGGAGGCCTGCTGGGAGGCTGAAGAAGGCGAAGTGA